A section of the Saccopteryx leptura isolate mSacLep1 chromosome 4, mSacLep1_pri_phased_curated, whole genome shotgun sequence genome encodes:
- the YPEL3 gene encoding protein yippee-like 3 isoform X1 produces MCVAGVLTIHSLPPQQALGSLCSPWAAPRVGPLPPAPAMVRISKPKTFQAYLDDCHRRYSCAHCRAHLANHDDLISKSFQGSQGRAYLFNSVVNVGCGPAEERVLLTGLHAVADIHCENCKTTLGWKYEQAFDSSQKYKEGKYIIELNHMIKDNGWD; encoded by the exons ATGTGTGTGGCTGGGGTCCTGACaatccactccctccctccccaacagGCACtgggctccctctgctccccgtgGGCCGCTCCCCGCGTGGGGCCACTGCCCCCGGCCCCCGCCATGGTGCGGATATCAAAGCCCAAGACGTTTCAGGCCTACTTGGATGATTGTCACCGAAGGTACAGCTGTGCTCACTGCCGTGCTCACCTGGCCAACCACGACGACCTCATCTCCAAG TCCTTCCAGGGCAGTCAGGGGCGTGCCTACCTCTTCAATTCTGT GGTGAACGTGGGCTGCGGGCCAGCCGAGGAGCGGGTGTTGCTGACAGGCCTTCATGCTGTTGCTGACATCCACTGTGAGAACTGCAAGACCACTTTGGGCTGGAAATAT gAGCAGGCCTTTGACAGCAGCCAGAAATACAAAGAGGGGAAGTACATCATTGAACTCAACCACATGATCAAAGACAACGGCTGGGACTGA
- the YPEL3 gene encoding protein yippee-like 3 isoform X2, with protein MVRISKPKTFQAYLDDCHRRYSCAHCRAHLANHDDLISKSFQGSQGRAYLFNSVVNVGCGPAEERVLLTGLHAVADIHCENCKTTLGWKYEQAFDSSQKYKEGKYIIELNHMIKDNGWD; from the exons ATGGTGCGGATATCAAAGCCCAAGACGTTTCAGGCCTACTTGGATGATTGTCACCGAAGGTACAGCTGTGCTCACTGCCGTGCTCACCTGGCCAACCACGACGACCTCATCTCCAAG TCCTTCCAGGGCAGTCAGGGGCGTGCCTACCTCTTCAATTCTGT GGTGAACGTGGGCTGCGGGCCAGCCGAGGAGCGGGTGTTGCTGACAGGCCTTCATGCTGTTGCTGACATCCACTGTGAGAACTGCAAGACCACTTTGGGCTGGAAATAT gAGCAGGCCTTTGACAGCAGCCAGAAATACAAAGAGGGGAAGTACATCATTGAACTCAACCACATGATCAAAGACAACGGCTGGGACTGA
- the TBX6 gene encoding LOW QUALITY PROTEIN: T-box transcription factor TBX6 (The sequence of the model RefSeq protein was modified relative to this genomic sequence to represent the inferred CDS: inserted 2 bases in 2 codons), which translates to MYHPRELYAPLGAGYRLGPPQPVADSSFAPALAEGYRYPGELRDELLCRDWXGAVVLGWLLILXLSPDLDTPKLDCFLSGIEAAPRTLAAPPPLPPLPPAPGVEPAPSAPEALHPLPGVSLSLENQELWKEFSSVGTEMIITKAGRRMFPACRVSVTGLDPEARYLFLLDVVPVDGARYRWQGRRWEPSGKAEPRLPDRVYIHPDSPATGAHWMRQPVSFHRVKLTNSTLDPHGHLILHSMHKYQPRIHLVRAAQLCSQHWGGIASFRFPETMFISVTAYQNPRITQLKIAANPFAKGFRENGRNCKRERDARVKRKLRGPEPVAAEAYGSGDAPGGPCDSTLGGDVRESDPEQAPAPGEAAPAVAPCGGSSAEAYLLHPAAFHGATSHLPARNPSFPQTPDSGHAAPYSAAFLELQSGPGGSGYPAAVPPAPFASHFLQGGPLPLPYPGPGAYLDVGSKSMY; encoded by the exons ATGTATCACCCAAGAGAGTTGTACGCCCCCCTGGGGGCCGGGTACCGCCTTGGGCCCCCCCAGCCAGTGGCCGATTCCAGCTTTGCGCCTGCCCTGGCAGAGGGCTACCGCTACCCCGGTGAGCTTCGGGACGAGCTCCTATGCAGGGACT GGGGTGCTGTGGTTCTGGGCTGGCTCCTCATTC CCCTGTCTCCAGATTTGGACACCCCCAAACTGGACTGCTTCCTGTCTGGGATTGAGGCTGCTCCGCGCACCCTGGCCgctcccccgcccctcccacctTTGCCCCCAGCCCCGGGCGTGGAGCCAGCTCCCTCAGCCCCAGAGGCCCTCCACCCACTCCCTGGAGTCAGCCTGAGCCTGGAGAACCAGGAGCTGTGGAAAGAGTTCAGTTCCGTGGGAACAGAAATGATCATCACCAAAGCTgggag GCGCATGTTCCCTGCTTGCCGCGTATCAGTCACTGGGCTGGACCCTGAGGCCCGTTACCTGTTCCTTCTGGATGTGGTGCCAGTGGACGGAGCTCGCTACCGCTGGCAGGGCCGGCGCTGGGAGCCCAGCGGCAAGGCTGAGCCCCGCCTGCCTGACCGCGTCTACATTCACCCCGACTCTCCTGCCACTGGTGCCCACTGGATGCGGCAGCCAGTGTCTTTCCACCGTGTCAAGCTCACCAACAGCACACTGGACCCCCATGGCCAC CTGATCTTGCACTCCATGCACAAGTATCAGCCCCGCATACACTTAGTGCGGGCCGCCCAGCTTTGCAGCCAACACTGGGGGGGTATCGCCTCCTTCCGCTTCCCTGAGACCATGTTCATTTCGGTGACAGCCTACCAGAACCCACGG ATCACACAACTGAAGATTGCAGCCAACCCCTTTGCCAAGGGTTTCCGGGAGAATGGCAGAAACTGTAAGAG GGAGCGAGACGCCCGTGTTAAGAGGAAACTGCGGGGCCCAGAGCCAGTAGCTGCAGAGGCCTATGGGAGTGGAG ATGCACCGGGTGGTCCCTGCGACTCCACCCTGGGTGGGGATGTCCGGGAGTCAGATCCAGAACAGGCCCCAGCGCCCGGGGAAGCAGCTCCCGCCGTGGCTCCATGCGGTGGCTCCAGTGCTGAGGCCTACCTTCTGCACCCTGCAGCTTTCCATGGGGCCACCAGCCACCTTCCAGCCAG GAACCCCAGCTTCCCCCAGACCCCGGACTCGGGGCACGCAGCCCCCTACTCAGCTGCGTTCCTGGAGCTGCAATCCGGACCCGGAGGCTCAGGATACCCGGCAGCTGTACCCCCAGCGCCCTTTGCCTCACACTTCCTCCAGGGGGGCCCCCTGCCCTTACCCTACCCTGGGCCTGGGGCCTACCTGGATGTGGGCTCCAAATCAATGTACTGA
- the PPP4C gene encoding serine/threonine-protein phosphatase 4 catalytic subunit — MAEISDLDRQIEQLRRCELIKESEVKALCAKAREILVEESNVQRVDSPVTVCGDIHGQFYDLKELFRVGGDVPETNYLFMGDFVDRGFYSVETFLLLLALKVRYPDRITLIRGNHESRQITQVYGFYDECLRKYGSVTVWRYCTEIFDYLSLSAIIDGKIFCVHGGLSPSIQTLDQIRTIDRKQEVPHDGPMCDLLWSDPEDTTGWGVSPRGAGYLFGSDVVAQFNAANDIDMICRAHQLVMEGYKWHFNETVLTVWSAPNYCYRCGNVAAILELDEHLQKDFIIFEAAPQETRGIPSKKPVADYFL; from the exons ATGGCGGAGATCAGCGACCTGGACCGGCAGATCGAGCAGCTGCGGCGCTGCGAGCTCATCAAGGAGAGCGAAGTGAAGGCCCTGTGCGCCAAGGCCCG AGAGATCTTGGTAGAGGAGAGCAACGTGCAGAGAGTGGACTCGCCAGTCACC GTATGCGGTGACATTCATGGACAATTCTATGACCTCAAGGAGCTATTCAGA GTGGGTGGCGACGTCCCTGAGACCAACTACCTCTTCATGGGGGACTTTGTGGATCGTGGTTTTTACAGCGTTGAAAcgttcctcctgctgctggcacTTAAG GTTCGCTATCCTGACCGGATCACCCTGATCCGGGGCAACCACGAGAGCCGGCAGATCACGCAGGTCTACGGCTTCTACGATGAGTGCCTGCGCAAGTACGGCTCGGTGACCGTGTGGCGCTACTGCACCGAGATCTTCGACTACCTCAGTCTGTCAGCCATCATCGACGGCAAG ATCTTCTGTGTGCATGGGGGCCTCTCCCCCTCCATCCAGACCCTGGACCAGATCCGGACAATTGACCGGAAGCAAGAGGTGCCTCACGACGGGCCTATGTGTGACCTGCTCTGGTCTGACCCTGAAG ATACAACGGGCTGGGGCGTGAGCCCCCGCGGGGCTGGCTACCTATTCGGCAGCGATGTGGTGGCCCAGTTCAATGCAGCCAACGACATTGACATGATCTGCCGTGCTCACCAGCTGGTGATGGAAGGTTACAAGTGGCACTTCAATGAGACTGTGCTCACTGTGTGGTCAGCACCCAACTACTGCTACCG CTGTGGGAACGTGGCAGCCATCTTGGAGCTGGATGAGCACCTCCAGAAAGATTTTATCATCTTCGAGGCCGCGCCCCAAGAGACACGGGGTATCCCCTCCAAGAAGCCTGTGGCCGACTACTTCCTGTGA